In Candidatus Dadabacteria bacterium, one DNA window encodes the following:
- a CDS encoding cytochrome c maturation protein CcmE, with translation MKGKLKFILPLLVIVSLISWLVFAGVKDSMVYYITVDELLEDVPDIYGQKVRVSGTVVHGSIKNELDDSLRFTIADGKGEIDVEYDGIIPDIFTDGVEAVVEGKFSADNVFEADLLLAKCPTKYESEEGPYQRKEG, from the coding sequence TTGAAGGGTAAGCTCAAATTCATTTTGCCTCTTTTGGTGATAGTTTCTTTGATTTCCTGGCTTGTCTTCGCGGGAGTCAAGGATTCCATGGTCTACTACATAACGGTTGATGAACTGTTAGAGGACGTCCCGGACATTTACGGACAGAAGGTAAGGGTTTCTGGAACCGTGGTTCACGGTTCAATAAAGAACGAGCTAGATGATTCGCTTCGGTTTACCATAGCGGACGGCAAGGGTGAAATCGACGTCGAGTACGACGGCATAATTCCCGATATATTCACAGATGGGGTTGAGGCGGTCGTTGAGGGCAAGTTCTCCGCCGATAACGTCTTTGAGGCGGATCTGTTGCTTGCAAAGTGCCCCACCAAGTATGAATCCGAAGAAGGCCCCTACCAGAGAAAAGAAGGCTAA
- a CDS encoding transposase, translating to MIRTYKCRVKISKTGHERLAEIFRLSAELYNAGLESRIDCYKRTGKSRSLYDQYKGLVRVREELPEFEAVSSIVFRGVLSRLDKAYKRFFRHGGFPRWKSGRRWRTIEINDAAWRMLKREGDKLILKIKGLPRIVVKPNRELPPNSLLKAIRITRKPLRTEVALSYELPTPEAKPVTNPVGIDMGISKRLTLSDGETIEKRDIDRKKLIRLQRSVSRKKRGSNNRRKAISLLAKEWQRVSDRERDYLHRLTSEIARMYDFIAVEKLKTRNMLRNGNLARSISEQTWGKTITLLNEKAESAGGKMVEVDPKGTSQECSNCGATVKKNLSVRTHRCSCGLVMDRDLNAAINILHRGLTIAGGNVTRMAGRIKEKRGIALARPRTVYVN from the coding sequence ATGATAAGGACTTACAAGTGCAGGGTGAAGATTTCCAAGACGGGACATGAGAGGCTTGCGGAGATATTCAGATTATCCGCAGAACTCTATAACGCAGGTCTGGAGTCCCGCATTGACTGCTACAAGCGCACGGGGAAGAGTCGCAGTCTTTATGACCAGTACAAGGGGCTTGTGCGGGTAAGGGAGGAGTTGCCGGAGTTTGAGGCGGTGTCAAGCATCGTGTTCCGTGGCGTGCTGTCGAGGCTTGACAAGGCATACAAGCGGTTCTTCAGGCACGGCGGTTTCCCCCGTTGGAAGAGCGGGAGACGCTGGCGCACCATAGAGATAAACGATGCTGCCTGGCGAATGCTCAAGCGAGAGGGAGACAAACTTATCCTTAAGATCAAGGGGCTTCCCCGCATCGTGGTGAAGCCGAACAGGGAACTTCCGCCTAACAGTCTGCTCAAAGCGATACGCATTACAAGAAAGCCCCTGCGTACGGAAGTTGCCCTGTCCTATGAGTTGCCGACCCCCGAGGCCAAACCGGTCACTAACCCCGTAGGCATAGATATGGGGATATCCAAGCGTTTGACGCTGAGCGATGGGGAGACGATAGAGAAGCGGGATATAGACCGCAAGAAATTGATACGTCTCCAACGCTCCGTATCACGAAAGAAAAGAGGTTCTAACAACCGGAGAAAAGCCATATCCCTGCTCGCAAAGGAATGGCAGAGAGTATCGGACAGGGAAAGAGACTATCTCCACCGCCTTACCTCGGAGATAGCAAGGATGTATGACTTCATAGCTGTAGAGAAACTGAAGACAAGGAACATGCTTCGCAACGGGAATTTAGCCCGGAGTATTTCAGAGCAGACCTGGGGGAAGACCATAACGCTGCTTAACGAGAAGGCCGAGAGTGCTGGCGGTAAGATGGTGGAAGTGGACCCCAAGGGAACCTCGCAGGAATGCTCAAACTGCGGAGCAACGGTGAAGAAGAATCTGTCCGTCCGGACGCATAGATGTTCATGCGGACTTGTGATGGACAGGGACTTGAATGCGGCAATAAATATCCTTCATCGTGGACTCACGATTGCGGGCGGGAATGTTACCCGCATGGCCGGAAGGATTAAAGAGAAGCGAGGGATTGCCCTCGCTCGGCCAAGAACAGTGTATGTCAACTAA